AAATTGTAGAAAAATGCCTAGGAGAGGAAGATCACCGTCACCGTCAGCGAGGTACAAATCGTAGGGTCCTTACTCGTTGTCTGATTAGAATGTAAGACTGACGAAATCTGTGGACGAGTGTGGTGGATCGTAGTTCGTCATGATATTGATATGCATGATGTAATGTACagccaaaatattgaaaatgccTACAGttttacagggtgtctcaaaaggcAGTTTTTCGAAACAAAAATACATGCCCGTTGCTGGCTTTGGTCTTGTGCCCTGTCTGTCTGTTCATGTATAATGTCAGTCGTGTCAGAGAGTCAGAGTGCACCTAGAATACCCATCGACATCCCGCATACCATAGGccttttgacttttcaaatgAGACAAATCGGCACCGAAACAAATCAATTCATGCGCACACACTCGGATTCAGAACTCGTCAGAAAGCCTTGGCCCACTTCAGACGATGCCTAACGACACAGCGATCCTTCattcaaggtgaaatgcatgattcaaggtgaaatgcatgactcATCTATTGTTGTACTAGGTATGCCCATGATCCATTCTAGATTAGGATGAATACAGGTAAACTATGCCTGGCTCTTCTGCAATCGAGAGACGAGTCAAAGTCCAAACAAATCATTTTGCAGCGTAGGCCTACACCATGGCCATTACAGATAAATGTAGCCACTGATGATGTCAAATCTCCATGGCCCGTGCTAACCAATCACATGGCGGAATCAGGGCGGTTGGCCTGGTGCCAGCTTGAAAAATATGTACTGAATCTCATTAAGCACTCACAAGTTGCGCATTTTTTTCAGGATGACACCTCCTCGGTCAAGGTTACCGGCTCCGGCACCACAGGCTGCCCCTGCCCATCCACCAGCAGCTCAGCCGAGATCCCCTGGTTTGTTCGGACAGATAGCTTCCACAGCAGCAGGAGTAGCTATTGTGAGTCCTAAACAATGTTTTGTTTGCAGTGTTCTTGGTACTGTAGAGTTAGGATGATGAAGTATTTTAAAAGTTGTTCTCCTTGTTCCTAATGTTTGGAGCACCTGTGACTGTGTAACTAACAGAAGCAAGGACGTTAACAGTTGGTTAGGTCGGGTGTGCAAAAAGTCAAACCGTTGTAGACAGACTGGATTGGAATGGTGCCATCCAATGATATTGGTGTCTCATATCCAATGATATTGGTGTCTCATGGATTTGAAACCCATTGAACTGTGACTGTAGTTTTAATCACAACTTGTACTAGACACATCGATGGGCATCCGACTTGTGATCAGAATGTTGAACTTACATTTCTCAAGGCTTGAGAGTGAATTTGACCAATGATGATAATCAGAGAGTTAGTTTGGCCTGTTGTCTCCTCTCTAATGTCTCTTTTCCTCTGTGTTTCAGGGCCACACAGTGGGGCATGCCATCACTGGCGGTTTGAGTGGTGGATCTAGTCCAGAACAGCAACAGCCTGCTCAACCAGCCTACCCTCAGCAGCCAGGCTCCCCCCAGCAACAAGATCAGTACAACCAAAACCCCTGTAATTATGAACTCCAGCAGTTCCTCAACTGTGCCCAAGGCCAGAGTGATATTTCCCTTTGCTTTGGATTCAATGAAGCTCTTAAACAATGCAAGCTATCTCATGGTAAGTGCGTTTGCATCATCCCAGAGTTTATGTTGATACATTGTACAggtttgaaaataattgacttGGGAATAAAACGAATTTGTGGTTACAAACAGTCAAACACAAAGCCAAGCATGAAATTCTTAAAAAGTTTATTTTCTTATTAATGAACTGAGACCACTCCATCAAGACCTTTCTTCCGTGAACATTCTGAAGTGTGAACATTTTTGAACATGCTATTCTCAGTGGGAAATgcgctacatacatgtaaaagctAATTTCAATCAGTTATCCATTCAAGACCTACATGATACCAAAAAATATGATCATGTTAAACTGCTGCCTTTCCAAAATTGCTTTTGTCTGGGTATAACCCCCTTGCTAGTGTGACAGGACTGTGAGTTCCTATCTAACAAAGTCCTAATGCAATAGGTTTTATCAGGATTAGACCAAACAGGAAGTCAAAGCAGTTGGAAGACACTGAGTCATTGGGGACTCTATTTCGAGAAGAACTACAAGTTCTTTTACACTGGGATCTTTTCTTTTCATGGTATCAGAAAGATAACATGTCTCAACCTTCTTTCTGCTGTCTTTCAGGGCTTCAATAACATCAGCATTATTAGGAAAACGTCTCGCATTCTAGGAGTATGTGCTACAGAATCTGAAAATGTTGTGACTATGATGACATGGTATCATTCTTACGGCAAATGGACATGACGgacaaaacattcaaaaaacaaTTTTAATGGATGTAATAAAAAAACAATTGCGAGTTTCGAATATCAGCAAGAATTCATTGAGTCTAGTCTTGATGAATTCTTGATATCAGTGATTGTCGGCCAATATGGTTTGCAGAGCCAATGGAGTATTGATGCCTTTTTATTGGATTCTGAACAGTGCTTTGTTGTTCATACATTGTTCATGTAGGATAGTTAGTGAAGATACGACAAACATAATCTGATCTTGAATTATTTCTTCTGGAAGGGAGGTCTTTTAAAATAACATAATTCTGATTGAGTCTATGAATTCTTTTAGGTTTCTTTGATCATGTTCATTTCTGGCGTGAATTTTGTTTCCTTTACGACGGCTTTCAACCTAATATCCATCACTTGATTTTAACTGAACAGATGATGAATAATGAATTCCATCTGTAATTTTTGTTATCTATTTGTGTGGCACGATTGTTTGTAATTATAGAATTCGAATTCAAATAGATAATGTTATTTGTAAATAAGTAAGTGAGTCTtgttacttcttcttcttcttttgcgtTAATTTGCTCAGATTGTGAGCATTTTCTTATTGCGTGCAGATTGGATGGTTTCTTTAACTGATTTTGCCATTCGTTTTGGTCAGTTTTCGGTCCACGCACAATGTTCCCTCGATACATTGCAATTTTTCGGATTTAGTTTGTACCCCAGAGCAGCAGACATTTGGGATTTATTAATTTACACATTCAAAAGAGTTTATTTGGACCAACGAAGTTCCCGCCGTGAAATGGGCTTGCGACTCGTGTTGACATGGGGCAACTCAGTTATGTCTTGCGTATACAATGATCAAGGTGCGACTTCACCGTATAGATCGCTTTCTGACTAAATGTTGCCCAGTTTTcagattattgattgattttgttcGGAATATATAGATGGCGACTGCATACTGACAAGTGCTAAGTGCAGTATTGATTGTTACTGTCTTCATTTTGCTGGAGCATTATTGTTAGGCCTTCAAACTAATTTTAAAAGTATGTGTAAAAATTGTTCATATAAGTTTTACTATGAGAATTGGAAATTGCAGTGTGTTAGATAGAATACCATACTTTGTCTGTTCCAAATCCAAACAACATTTGAAAACCTGCACGATGTACATGGTTTGGAGTGTTTTACCAACGGCCATGCTTTTCCCAGCATGCTTTGAATTGACCAGCTGTGAAGAGAACAATGCAGTGAACTAAGTTTTGTCAATAATGCTTTAAGGTGACAAAGAGCAACATGAGAGAAACAGGTAAGGTTCTGAAATAATTGGGAAAATGCTCTGTTGGAGTACAAAATTTGAGAATTCGGGGCGTCCAAAATTATTTGCTGGGACGGTTTATCTGTTAGAAAGTTTTGATTTAGTGCTACGGATGGATCATGAGTTAATTTGAAAAGATATCAAAATCTAGTGATATTGATTAGATTCACTCCGGCAAGGACAACTTCTTGGTTGATTGGTTAATCCTGTCTTCTAAATTTCTGTATTTAAATTGTCATTTGTGATCGACCGAATCGTCGAGATTGTTTAAACCCATGGGTAAAGTGTGACAGGGATTTAGTTTAGGACCTTTAATCAGCCTGGTAACCAAGTCATTGTTATATATATATGATTCAAAAGGACCTGTGTATATTATGATAATCTCGCTCTCTTTGGATTTTGGGAGTTAATCCTCCATTAGAATAGTTTATTTAGTGTAAGATTTGACTGACCATGGGCAAAAGCCTTGTTTTTGTATGAGTTCGTGTTGATTTGATTCATAGCATTTCACTCCTCGGGTAAAGTTGACTGATAAAATGACTAGTTTCTACCAAAGTATTCCTAGGACGTACCATCCTAAAACCACCACCTTTGATTTGTCCTCAGCTAAATCGGATACACAAAATGGCGGTGCTGGTGGGAAGTCGAGTAGCGGGAAACGTCGAAAAAGCAAAGACTCAGGGAAAAAGGACACTGGTGTCGTTCTAGTTGATTTTGAGGATGGAAATGTCACCTCGGTTCCAGAAAATGATACTCAAGACC
This is a stretch of genomic DNA from Lineus longissimus chromosome 2, tnLinLong1.2, whole genome shotgun sequence. It encodes these proteins:
- the LOC135482849 gene encoding coiled-coil-helix-coiled-coil-helix domain-containing protein 2-like isoform X1 — protein: MPRRGRSPSPSARMTPPRSRLPAPAPQAAPAHPPAAQPRSPGLFGQIASTAAGVAIGHTVGHAITGGLSGGSSPEQQQPAQPAYPQQPGSPQQQDQYNQNPCNYELQQFLNCAQGQSDISLCFGFNEALKQCKLSHGLQ
- the LOC135482849 gene encoding coiled-coil-helix-coiled-coil-helix domain-containing protein 2-like isoform X2, encoding MPNDTAILHSRMTPPRSRLPAPAPQAAPAHPPAAQPRSPGLFGQIASTAAGVAIGHTVGHAITGGLSGGSSPEQQQPAQPAYPQQPGSPQQQDQYNQNPCNYELQQFLNCAQGQSDISLCFGFNEALKQCKLSHGLQ